CGCACTCTACGCGGAGACGCTCGCCGCGATCATCTCCGCGCTGCTCGGCAACACCTGGGGCACCACGGTCATCCCGCAGGGCCTGGTCCAGGGCCTCGGCGCGGAGCTGGCGTTCCTCGCGGTCGGCTACCGCTCGTTCCGGCTGCCGGTCGCGGTGCTGTCCGGGCTGCTGGCCGGGCTCGCGGCCGCGCTCTGGGACACGTTCGCCTACTACGCGGCGACCGAGCTGGTCGGGTTTCGGATCCCGATGATCGTGATCACCGTGCTGAGCGCGGGCGTGATCGCCGGGGCCGGTTCCTGGGTCCTGGCCCGGGCGCTGGCCGCGACCGGGGTCCTCGACCGGTTCCCCGCCGGGCGGGACCGGAGCCGGGTCTAGATGCG
This genomic window from Catenuloplanes niger contains:
- a CDS encoding ECF transporter S component; translation: MSNTSHRWRTVDIVVASVIAAAFGVVFWAWGLVWGGTEAAFAFFPPAQAVLYGVWLVPGVLAGLIIRKPGAALYAETLAAIISALLGNTWGTTVIPQGLVQGLGAELAFLAVGYRSFRLPVAVLSGLLAGLAAALWDTFAYYAATELVGFRIPMIVITVLSAGVIAGAGSWVLARALAATGVLDRFPAGRDRSRV